A genome region from Yoonia vestfoldensis includes the following:
- the argH gene encoding argininosuccinate lyase encodes MTKTANTMWGGRFAAGPDAIMEAINASIGFDRRLAPQDIAGSRAHAAMLAACGIISDTDAEAIRKGLLTVLSEIETGDFPFSTALEDIHMNVESRLRELIGEPAGRLHTARSRNDQVAVDFRLWVRDQCDQADAALQALQLSLLGQAEAGADWVMPGFTHLQTAQPVTWGHHMLAYVEMLARDRGRFADARKRMNLSPLGAAALAGTSFPIDRQMTAEALGFDAPMANSLDAVSDRDFALEFLAAASICAMHLSRLAEELVIWSSAQFRFVKMSDKWSTGSSIMPQKRNPDAAELIRAKIGRIFGANVALMTVMKGLPLTYSKDMQEDKEQTFDAADSLMLALAAMTGMVADMTANRDVLKSAASSGFSTATDLADWLVRELGLPFREAHHVTGSLVALAESKGCDLPDLTLADMQGVHDGIRPDVFDVLGVENSVASRTSYGGTAPAQVRARVAAWKEVLT; translated from the coding sequence ATGACCAAGACCGCAAACACGATGTGGGGTGGCCGTTTCGCCGCCGGACCGGACGCGATCATGGAGGCGATCAACGCCTCGATCGGGTTCGACCGCCGTCTGGCACCCCAAGACATCGCCGGTTCGCGTGCCCATGCCGCCATGTTGGCCGCCTGTGGCATCATCTCAGATACAGATGCAGAGGCGATCCGCAAAGGCCTTCTCACCGTATTGTCAGAGATTGAAACGGGCGACTTCCCGTTTTCGACAGCGTTGGAAGATATTCACATGAATGTGGAATCCCGTCTGCGCGAATTGATCGGCGAACCGGCAGGCCGGTTGCACACTGCACGGTCGCGCAATGATCAGGTGGCGGTGGATTTTCGGCTTTGGGTGCGTGACCAATGCGATCAGGCGGATGCGGCGCTGCAAGCTTTGCAATTATCCCTGCTGGGGCAGGCAGAGGCGGGGGCGGATTGGGTCATGCCCGGTTTCACCCATCTGCAAACCGCGCAGCCGGTGACATGGGGCCATCATATGCTGGCCTATGTCGAAATGCTCGCCCGCGACCGGGGCCGTTTCGCCGATGCACGCAAACGCATGAACCTGTCGCCTTTGGGTGCTGCGGCGCTGGCGGGCACGTCCTTCCCCATCGACCGGCAGATGACAGCCGAGGCCTTGGGCTTTGACGCCCCGATGGCCAATTCGCTGGATGCTGTCAGCGACCGCGATTTCGCGCTGGAATTTCTGGCAGCCGCCAGCATCTGTGCCATGCACCTCAGCCGTCTGGCCGAAGAACTGGTGATCTGGTCCTCGGCGCAATTCCGGTTCGTGAAGATGTCGGACAAATGGTCCACCGGATCATCGATCATGCCGCAGAAACGCAACCCTGATGCGGCCGAGTTGATCCGCGCCAAGATCGGGCGGATTTTCGGCGCCAATGTCGCGCTGATGACGGTGATGAAAGGTCTGCCACTGACCTATTCCAAGGATATGCAGGAAGACAAGGAACAGACCTTTGATGCCGCCGACAGCCTGATGCTGGCGCTGGCCGCGATGACGGGCATGGTCGCCGATATGACCGCCAACCGCGATGTGCTGAAATCTGCGGCCAGCAGCGGGTTTTCCACCGCCACCGATCTGGCCGATTGGTTGGTGCGCGAACTGGGCCTGCCGTTCCGCGAGGCGCATCACGTCACCGGATCGCTGGTCGCACTGGCCGAATCCAAAGGCTGCGACCTGCCGGACCTGACGCTTGCGGATATGCAGGGCGTGCATGATGGCATCAGGCCTGATGTCTTCGATGTGTTGGGGGTTGAAAACTCGGTCGCTTCGCGCACTAGTTATGGTGGCACGGCCCCGGCACAGGTCCGCGCAAGGGTCGCCGCTTGGAAAGAGGTTCTGACATGA
- a CDS encoding TlpA family protein disulfide reductase, giving the protein MRQLMSALLYTALLGVANLGAAQPADIADLRSGDMRKLVFHAAPVAASDTPFTHEDGSEMVLADLQGRYVVLNFWATWCAPCRIEMPHLSALQSNLGSDDFEVVTVAVGPNPLPAMQRFFDEIGVENLPLHTDARQRFARSMGVLGLPVTLILNPDGMEIARMQGEADWSSDSAIAIIRALLDAPS; this is encoded by the coding sequence ATGCGTCAGTTGATGTCAGCCCTGCTTTATACGGCCCTGCTGGGCGTTGCAAACCTTGGCGCGGCCCAGCCTGCCGATATTGCCGACCTGCGCAGCGGTGACATGCGCAAGCTGGTGTTTCATGCCGCACCTGTTGCGGCATCTGACACGCCCTTTACCCATGAGGATGGCAGCGAAATGGTGCTGGCCGATCTGCAAGGGCGGTATGTCGTGCTGAACTTCTGGGCGACATGGTGCGCGCCCTGCCGGATCGAAATGCCGCATCTCTCGGCGCTGCAAAGCAACCTTGGCAGCGATGATTTCGAGGTGGTGACCGTGGCCGTCGGCCCCAACCCGCTGCCCGCGATGCAGCGCTTTTTCGATGAAATCGGCGTCGAGAACCTGCCGCTGCACACAGATGCGCGCCAGCGGTTCGCGCGCAGCATGGGGGTATTGGGCCTGCCCGTGACCCTGATCCTGAACCCCGATGGCATGGAAATCGCGCGGATGCAGGGCGAGGCGGATTGGTCCAGCGACAGCGCCATCGCCATCATCCGCGCGCTATTGGATGCCCCAAGCTAG
- a CDS encoding YqgE/AlgH family protein, whose product MDPSATHLTGKLLIAMPDMADPRFAKSVIYICAHSDEGAMGLIVNKPQLQISFTDLLDQMQLPHTAATPDIRVHTGGPVETARGFVLHSTEYTSGQGTLEVGGGIGMTATMDVLEDIAAGRGPAQAMLALGYAGWGAGQLEQEILQNGWLTCDPRDDIIFGRTNGDKWSSALKSLGIDPLLLSATAGHA is encoded by the coding sequence ATGGACCCATCTGCCACCCATCTGACCGGAAAGCTGCTGATCGCCATGCCCGACATGGCCGACCCGCGCTTTGCCAAAAGCGTGATCTATATCTGTGCCCATTCCGACGAGGGCGCCATGGGCCTGATCGTCAATAAACCGCAGTTGCAGATCAGCTTCACCGATCTTCTGGACCAGATGCAATTGCCCCATACCGCCGCGACGCCCGATATCCGTGTCCATACCGGCGGCCCAGTCGAAACCGCGCGGGGATTCGTGCTGCATTCGACCGAATACACATCCGGTCAGGGCACGCTAGAGGTCGGTGGCGGGATCGGCATGACCGCGACAATGGATGTGCTGGAAGACATTGCCGCAGGGCGCGGCCCGGCACAGGCGATGCTGGCGCTGGGCTATGCCGGCTGGGGGGCAGGGCAGTTGGAACAGGAAATCCTGCAAAACGGCTGGCTGACCTGTGATCCGCGCGATGATATCATCTTTGGCCGCACGAATGGCGATAAATGGTCCAGCGCACTGAAATCGCTGGGCATTGATCCGCTGTTATTATCCGCAACGGCAGGCCACGCCTAG
- a CDS encoding protein-disulfide reductase DsbD domain-containing protein, producing MSRGIAQITIMRKFLLIPLVLCGLPATSFGQSVEDLATVTVLPGWRDADGSHVAALRIDLAEGWKTYWRAPGDSGIPPSFSFTGADISAVQPHFPVPEVYEDFGIRSIGYENSVVFPLRLTLPEDGSSVSMAGQIEIGVCDDICIPVTLDFAALLPADGSSDPAIVAALRDRPLTAAEAQVHAVTCKLEPISDGLQMTAQITMAPKAAEEVVVIEAGDPQVWVSEPVVSRAEDILTAVVDLVHLTAQPFALDRSRIRITVLGAGQAVEIRGCAAG from the coding sequence ATGTCACGCGGAATCGCCCAGATAACGATCATGCGCAAATTCTTGCTGATCCCTCTTGTCCTGTGCGGCCTGCCTGCGACCAGCTTTGGCCAATCGGTCGAAGACCTTGCGACCGTGACCGTGCTGCCCGGCTGGCGCGATGCGGATGGCAGTCATGTCGCGGCGTTGCGGATTGATCTGGCCGAGGGCTGGAAAACCTATTGGCGCGCGCCGGGCGACAGCGGCATCCCGCCGTCGTTTTCCTTTACCGGCGCCGATATCAGCGCCGTCCAGCCACATTTCCCCGTGCCAGAGGTCTATGAGGATTTCGGCATCCGCTCGATCGGATATGAAAATTCGGTGGTCTTTCCGCTGCGCCTGACCCTGCCCGAAGATGGCAGCAGTGTCAGCATGGCAGGGCAGATCGAAATCGGGGTGTGTGATGATATCTGCATTCCGGTCACGCTTGATTTTGCCGCTTTGCTGCCCGCTGACGGATCATCTGACCCCGCCATCGTGGCGGCCCTGCGCGACCGCCCCCTGACCGCCGCCGAGGCGCAGGTGCATGCCGTGACCTGCAAGCTGGAACCGATCAGCGACGGGTTGCAGATGACCGCGCAGATCACCATGGCCCCCAAAGCCGCCGAAGAAGTCGTGGTGATCGAGGCGGGCGATCCGCAGGTCTGGGTCTCCGAGCCGGTCGTCAGCCGCGCAGAGGATATCCTGACAGCGGTCGTCGATCTGGTGCATCTGACAGCCCAGCCCTTTGCGCTGGACCGTTCGCGCATCCGGATCACCGTGCTGGGCGCGGGTCAGGCGGTCGAAATCCGGGGCTGTGCCGCGGGCTAG
- a CDS encoding efflux RND transporter permease subunit — translation MATGGDRLTAGAGGILSYFTRHRTAANLLLVLMLAAGTLAIPNMRAQFFPDVVVDNITVNVAWSGAGAEDVDAAIVQVLEPVLLAVDGVASSASRSTEGSARITLEFEPGYDIDRAAEDVQLAVDSASNLPDDADDPSVRRGGWSDRVTDVVISGPVGVDQLGRFADEFAARLFAEGVTRVVVQGVAAPSILVEVPALSLIEHDIGMADIAQRIAAEAAAAPAGDVSANARLRTGVERRTAEQIGAIALRANPDGSFLTIADVANLRVEGIDRERAYFVGADPAVTVVVQRSASGDAIGLQRSVAQVAAEMEASLPQGVTIRLTNARAEQITGRLNILLTNGATGLALVVALLFLFLNARTAFWVAAGIPVAMLAAVALMWAAGITFNMISLFALIITLGIVVDDAIVVGEHADFRVRQLNEPPVVAAENAARRMFSPVFSASVTTIIAFFGLVAIGGRFGDLIADIPFTVIVVLIASLIECFLILPNHLSHAIAHSAKDHWYDRPSKAVNRAFDRFRFTLFRPFMALVITARYPVLALAVVALASSVALVIRGDVAWRFFNAPEQSQVTGNFAMLPGATRADTLAMMQEMQRATEALGARYEAEYGINPVLIAIAEIGGNSGRPVAGSETKDADQLGAITIELIDADSRPYGSNAFVSALQDTIVQHPMAETVSFRSWGSGPSADGLDIQLFGANSDTLKAAAEALKTELLQFGEISALEDSLAYDKEELLLQLTPQGQALGLSIEALGRVLRNTLGGIEAATFPDGNRSAAIRVQLPDAEVTADFLDRTQLRTGDGVYVALADVVTTQTRTGFSTVRRENGIQLISVTGELDSDDAARATEITQIITGDILPRLQSDFGIETQLSGQSEQENRFLADAQVGLVLVLLGIYLTLAWIFSSWTRPLVVMSIIPFALVGTIYGHYIWGIPMSMFTVVGLIGMVGIIINDSIVLVTTVDEYAQDRGLVPAIIDGTVDRLRAVMLTTLTTVLGLAPLLYEGSTQAEFLKPTVVTLVFGLAFGMLLVLLVVPSVMAMQADVARQVQSAKRALRGRRWAMLLPAAIGAVAATALFALLVLPLLLHGQPLAAVTAVLPLLAGGFAPALAVFVLVLSGVLLAIYAIASIRFVARRRQA, via the coding sequence ATGGCGACGGGCGGCGACAGGCTGACGGCGGGCGCGGGCGGTATCCTGTCCTATTTCACGCGGCACCGCACGGCGGCAAACCTGCTGCTTGTGTTGATGCTGGCGGCGGGGACGCTGGCGATCCCCAATATGCGGGCACAATTCTTTCCCGATGTCGTGGTGGATAATATCACCGTCAATGTCGCATGGTCCGGTGCCGGTGCAGAGGATGTCGATGCCGCCATCGTGCAGGTGCTGGAACCGGTGCTGCTGGCCGTTGATGGCGTGGCCTCGTCCGCGTCGCGCTCGACCGAGGGCAGCGCAAGGATCACGCTGGAATTCGAGCCGGGCTATGACATCGACCGCGCCGCCGAAGACGTGCAGCTGGCCGTGGACAGCGCCAGCAACCTGCCAGATGATGCCGATGACCCCAGCGTGCGGCGCGGCGGCTGGTCGGACCGGGTCACCGATGTTGTGATCTCGGGGCCGGTCGGTGTGGACCAGCTTGGGCGCTTTGCCGATGAATTCGCTGCCCGGCTGTTTGCCGAAGGTGTGACCCGCGTGGTGGTGCAGGGCGTGGCTGCGCCCTCGATCCTGGTCGAGGTGCCTGCGCTGTCGCTGATCGAACATGACATCGGCATGGCCGATATCGCCCAGCGTATCGCCGCCGAAGCGGCGGCCGCGCCCGCAGGTGACGTTTCGGCCAATGCGCGGCTGCGCACCGGGGTCGAACGCCGCACCGCTGAACAAATCGGCGCAATCGCGCTGCGCGCCAATCCCGACGGATCATTCCTGACCATCGCCGATGTGGCCAATCTGCGCGTCGAGGGCATCGACCGCGAAAGGGCCTATTTCGTTGGTGCTGATCCGGCAGTCACCGTGGTCGTGCAGCGCTCTGCCAGCGGCGATGCCATCGGGCTGCAACGCAGTGTCGCACAGGTCGCCGCCGAGATGGAGGCCTCCTTGCCCCAAGGCGTCACGATCCGCCTGACCAATGCGCGCGCCGAACAGATCACCGGGCGTCTGAATATCCTGCTGACGAATGGCGCGACGGGGCTGGCGCTGGTCGTGGCGCTGTTGTTCTTGTTTTTGAACGCGCGCACGGCTTTCTGGGTGGCGGCGGGTATTCCGGTGGCGATGCTGGCGGCGGTGGCGCTGATGTGGGCGGCGGGGATCACGTTCAACATGATCTCTTTGTTCGCGCTGATCATCACGCTGGGGATCGTGGTGGATGACGCGATTGTCGTTGGCGAACATGCGGATTTCCGCGTCAGACAGTTGAATGAACCGCCCGTCGTTGCCGCCGAAAACGCCGCCCGGCGCATGTTCAGCCCGGTCTTTTCCGCCAGTGTCACGACGATTATCGCGTTTTTCGGGCTGGTGGCCATTGGCGGGCGGTTTGGCGATCTGATCGCGGATATTCCCTTTACCGTGATCGTCGTGCTGATCGCCAGCCTGATCGAATGTTTCCTGATCCTGCCGAACCATTTGTCCCATGCTATCGCGCATTCGGCCAAGGATCATTGGTATGACAGGCCGTCAAAGGCGGTCAACCGGGCCTTTGACCGGTTCCGGTTCACGCTGTTCCGCCCGTTCATGGCGCTGGTGATCACCGCGCGCTATCCTGTCCTGGCCTTGGCGGTGGTGGCGCTTGCCTCTTCGGTGGCGCTGGTGATCCGCGGCGATGTGGCCTGGCGGTTCTTCAACGCGCCTGAACAAAGCCAGGTCACCGGCAATTTCGCCATGCTGCCCGGGGCCACCCGCGCCGATACGCTGGCCATGATGCAAGAGATGCAGCGCGCGACCGAGGCGCTGGGCGCACGTTATGAGGCCGAATACGGTATCAACCCCGTGCTGATCGCCATCGCCGAGATCGGCGGCAATTCCGGCAGGCCGGTTGCGGGGTCCGAAACCAAGGATGCCGATCAATTGGGCGCGATCACCATCGAATTGATCGATGCCGACAGCCGCCCCTATGGCAGCAATGCCTTTGTCTCTGCCTTGCAAGACACCATCGTGCAGCATCCGATGGCCGAAACCGTCAGTTTCCGCAGCTGGGGGTCAGGGCCAAGTGCCGATGGCCTTGATATCCAGCTCTTCGGCGCGAATAGCGACACGCTCAAGGCCGCGGCCGAGGCGCTGAAAACCGAGCTTTTGCAATTTGGCGAGATTTCGGCGCTGGAGGATTCGCTGGCCTATGACAAGGAAGAACTCTTGCTGCAACTGACCCCGCAGGGCCAGGCGCTGGGGCTGAGCATCGAGGCTTTGGGCCGGGTGCTGCGCAACACGCTGGGCGGGATCGAGGCGGCGACCTTCCCCGATGGCAACCGCTCTGCCGCGATCCGCGTGCAATTGCCAGATGCCGAAGTGACCGCCGATTTTCTGGACCGCACGCAGCTGCGCACGGGCGATGGGGTCTATGTGGCGCTGGCCGATGTGGTCACCACGCAGACCCGCACCGGTTTTTCCACCGTGCGGCGCGAAAACGGCATCCAGCTGATTTCCGTCACCGGCGAACTGGACAGCGACGATGCCGCCCGCGCGACCGAGATCACGCAGATCATCACCGGCGATATCCTGCCCCGCCTGCAAAGCGATTTCGGGATCGAGACGCAGCTTTCGGGCCAAAGCGAGCAGGAAAACAGGTTCCTTGCGGATGCGCAGGTCGGGCTGGTGCTGGTGCTGCTGGGGATTTACCTGACGCTGGCCTGGATTTTCAGCAGCTGGACGCGGCCTTTGGTCGTGATGTCGATCATCCCCTTCGCGCTGGTCGGCACGATCTATGGCCATTACATCTGGGGCATCCCGATGAGCATGTTCACCGTGGTGGGCCTGATCGGCATGGTGGGGATCATCATCAACGACAGTATCGTGCTGGTGACGACAGTCGATGAATATGCGCAGGACCGTGGGCTGGTGCCGGCCATCATCGACGGCACGGTGGACCGGCTGCGCGCCGTGATGCTGACCACGCTGACCACGGTGCTGGGTCTGGCGCCGCTGCTTTACGAAGGCTCGACGCAGGCGGAATTTCTTAAACCCACGGTGGTGACGCTGGTGTTCGGGCTGGCTTTCGGGATGCTGCTGGTGCTGCTGGTGGTGCCCTCGGTCATGGCGATGCAGGCCGATGTGGCGCGGCAGGTGCAATCGGCCAAACGCGCGCTGCGCGGCAGGCGCTGGGCGATGCTGCTGCCTGCCGCAATCGGGGCTGTTGCGGCGACCGCGCTTTTTGCGCTGCTGGTGCTGCCCTTGTTGCTGCATGGCCAGCCGCTGGCTGCTGTCACGGCTGTCTTGCCCTTGCTTGCAGGCGGGTTCGCGCCCGCATTGGCGGTCTTCGTGCTGGTGCTGTCGGGGGTGTTGCTGGCGATCTATGCCATCGCTTCGATCCGCTTTGTCGCGCGCAGGCGGCAGGCCTAG
- a CDS encoding efflux RND transporter periplasmic adaptor subunit produces MRFLRRSLTGIFLLSMTLVLLAWAGNTVRSAVEARLGQEPRSFAQREREFSVNVLTLAPQSIVPELTAFGELRSQRTLDLRSATGGIVRHASDALVEGGAVTAGQLLLRIDPVEAEAALARIRANVQDAEAELRDAERALDLGRDELAAARAQAALRDQALARAVDLQARGVGTAATVEEAELAASSAAAAVLTRRQSIASAEARIDQATTGLARVRIDLAEAERNLAETEVIAAFDGTLSDVTISPGGRVTANEMFARLVDPSMLEVAFRVSTSQYARLLDGAGNLTPAPVSVALDASGVNLTALGRITREGASVGTGQTGRQLFAQLDAAPGFRPGDFVTVRIAEPALDDVALLPATAVGSDQMILTVDADDRLQPVPVDVLRRQGDDVIIAAGGLAGLTVVMERSPLLGAGIKVRPIRPGVIAEETAQMITLDPDRRARLIAYVAEGQMPDEVKARIIAQLEQEEVSFETVERLESRMGS; encoded by the coding sequence ATGCGATTTTTGCGACGAAGCCTGACGGGTATCTTCCTGTTGTCCATGACGCTGGTGCTTTTGGCATGGGCGGGAAATACCGTGCGATCTGCGGTCGAGGCGCGGCTGGGGCAGGAACCGCGCAGTTTTGCGCAGCGCGAACGTGAATTCAGCGTCAATGTTCTGACGCTGGCACCGCAGAGCATTGTGCCGGAACTGACGGCCTTTGGTGAATTGCGCAGCCAGCGGACGCTGGACCTGCGCTCGGCCACGGGCGGTATCGTCCGGCATGCCTCTGACGCGCTGGTCGAAGGCGGTGCCGTGACCGCTGGCCAGCTTTTGCTCCGGATCGACCCGGTCGAGGCCGAGGCCGCGCTGGCGCGTATCCGGGCCAATGTGCAGGATGCCGAGGCCGAATTGCGCGATGCCGAACGCGCGCTCGACTTGGGGCGTGATGAATTGGCCGCCGCGCGCGCGCAAGCGGCCCTGCGCGATCAGGCATTGGCCCGTGCCGTGGATCTGCAGGCGCGCGGTGTCGGCACCGCAGCGACTGTCGAAGAGGCGGAATTGGCTGCCTCCAGTGCCGCCGCTGCGGTGCTGACGCGCCGCCAATCCATCGCCAGTGCCGAGGCGCGGATTGATCAGGCGACGACCGGGCTGGCGCGGGTGCGCATCGATCTGGCCGAAGCCGAACGCAACCTTGCCGAAACCGAGGTTATCGCCGCCTTTGACGGCACCCTGTCGGATGTCACGATCAGTCCGGGGGGCCGGGTGACGGCCAATGAAATGTTCGCGCGGCTGGTGGATCCCAGCATGCTAGAGGTCGCATTCCGTGTCTCGACCTCGCAATATGCGCGCTTGCTGGACGGGGCGGGCAATCTGACGCCTGCGCCTGTCAGCGTGGCGCTGGATGCCTCTGGTGTGAACCTGACCGCGCTGGGCCGGATCACCCGCGAAGGCGCCAGCGTCGGCACCGGGCAGACCGGGCGGCAGCTCTTTGCCCAGCTTGATGCAGCCCCCGGTTTTCGACCCGGTGATTTTGTGACCGTGCGTATCGCTGAACCCGCGCTGGATGATGTTGCGCTCTTGCCCGCCACCGCTGTCGGGTCCGATCAGATGATCCTGACTGTCGATGCGGATGACCGGCTGCAGCCCGTGCCTGTCGATGTGCTGCGCCGCCAAGGCGATGATGTGATCATCGCGGCCGGCGGTCTTGCGGGGTTGACCGTGGTGATGGAACGCTCGCCCTTGCTGGGGGCGGGGATCAAGGTCCGCCCGATCCGCCCCGGCGTGATTGCAGAAGAGACCGCGCAGATGATCACGCTGGACCCTGACCGGCGGGCGCGGCTGATCGCCTATGTGGCCGAAGGGCAGATGCCCGACGAGGTCAAGGCCCGGATCATCGCGCAGCTGGAACAGGAAGAAGTATCCTTTGAAACCGTGGAACGGCTGGAAAGCCGGATGGGCAGCTGA
- the moaB gene encoding molybdenum cofactor biosynthesis protein B has product MSRIDESRDFIPVRIAVLTVSDTRTPAEDKSGQTLVDRIAAAGHHLAHRMILPDERDQIAQQLRDWCADAQVDVIITTGGTGLTGRDVTVEAHRDVYEKEIHAFGTIFTIVSMQKIGTSAVQSRATAGVAQGTYLFALPGSPGACRDAWDEILGKQLDFRHRPCNFVEIMPRLDEHLRRK; this is encoded by the coding sequence ATGAGCCGGATCGACGAAAGCCGCGATTTCATCCCCGTTCGCATTGCCGTGCTGACGGTCAGCGACACACGCACCCCGGCCGAGGATAAATCCGGCCAGACCCTTGTCGACCGGATCGCCGCGGCGGGCCATCATCTTGCCCATCGCATGATCCTGCCGGATGAACGCGACCAGATCGCGCAGCAATTGCGCGACTGGTGCGCCGATGCACAGGTCGATGTCATCATCACGACGGGGGGCACCGGGCTGACCGGGCGTGATGTCACGGTCGAGGCGCATCGCGATGTTTACGAAAAGGAAATTCATGCTTTCGGCACGATCTTTACCATCGTGTCGATGCAGAAGATCGGCACCAGCGCGGTCCAAAGCCGCGCGACGGCGGGTGTGGCGCAGGGCACTTATCTGTTTGCCTTGCCCGGCAGTCCGGGGGCTTGCCGCGATGCTTGGGATGAAATTCTGGGCAAACAGCTCGATTTCAGGCACCGGCCCTGCAACTTTGTCGAGATCATGCCCCGTCTGGACGAACATTTGCGACGGAAGTAA
- a CDS encoding uracil-DNA glycosylase: protein MDSQDTYWQDRAALEWQVELGVTDAILDAPLDRYALDPVPVKAAPVAAAVPPNAAPALDAVAVARAAAAAAPDLPALAAAIAAFEHCEIKLGARNAVFADGQPGAAVMIVGEAPGREEDRAGRPFVGQAGQMLDRMLAAIDLGRAHDDPARAVYITNVMPWRPPSNRTPDADEIAMMLPFLARHIALADPQIIVLMGNTPCQALLGQKGITTLRGTWAEVLGKPCLPMFHPAYLLRNPAAKRAAWADLLTLNARLKT, encoded by the coding sequence ATGGATTCGCAAGACACATATTGGCAGGACCGCGCGGCGCTGGAATGGCAGGTCGAATTGGGCGTGACCGATGCGATCCTTGATGCGCCGCTGGATCGCTATGCGCTTGATCCGGTGCCGGTCAAGGCCGCGCCGGTGGCCGCTGCGGTGCCGCCTAATGCCGCGCCTGCGCTTGACGCTGTTGCCGTGGCGCGTGCCGCGGCTGCCGCTGCGCCCGATCTGCCTGCGCTTGCCGCGGCAATCGCCGCCTTTGAACATTGCGAGATCAAGCTTGGCGCGCGCAATGCCGTCTTTGCCGATGGCCAGCCCGGCGCGGCTGTGATGATCGTGGGCGAGGCGCCGGGCCGCGAGGAAGACCGCGCAGGCAGGCCCTTTGTCGGGCAGGCGGGGCAAATGCTCGACCGGATGCTGGCCGCCATCGATCTGGGCCGCGCGCATGATGATCCAGCGCGCGCGGTCTATATCACCAATGTCATGCCATGGCGGCCCCCGTCCAACCGCACCCCTGATGCCGATGAAATCGCGATGATGCTGCCATTTCTGGCACGCCATATCGCGCTGGCCGATCCGCAGATCATCGTGCTGATGGGCAACACCCCCTGTCAGGCGCTCTTGGGGCAAAAGGGCATTACCACTTTGCGCGGCACCTGGGCCGAGGTGCTTGGCAAGCCTTGCCTGCCGATGTTCCACCCCGCCTATCTGCTGCGCAACCCCGCCGCCAAACGCGCGGCCTGGGCCGATCTATTGACACTGAATGCAAGGTTGAAGACATGA
- a CDS encoding aspartate carbamoyltransferase catalytic subunit: MTFRARHLLGIEQLHPTEITTLLDLADTYADHNTSGHAHREVLAGLTQINMFFENSTRTQASFELAGKRLGADVMNMGMQASSIKKGETLIDTALTLNAMRPDLLVVRHPQSGAVDLLAQKVNCAVLNAGDGRHEHPTQALLDALTIRRAKGRLHRLNIAICGDIAHSRVARSNIMLLGKMENRIRLIGPPTLMPAGIGDFGVEVYDDMVKGLQGVDVVMMLRLQKERMDGGFIPSEREYFHRYGLDAAKLSHAKPDAIVMHPGPMNRGVEIDGNIADDINRSVIQKQVEMGVAVRMAAMDLLARNLREARRDQSVMV; this comes from the coding sequence ATGACATTCCGCGCAAGGCATCTTCTGGGGATCGAACAGCTGCATCCGACAGAGATCACGACCCTGCTGGACCTTGCGGATACCTATGCCGATCACAACACAAGCGGCCATGCCCACCGCGAGGTGCTGGCCGGTCTGACCCAGATCAACATGTTCTTTGAAAATTCCACCCGCACGCAGGCCAGTTTCGAACTGGCGGGCAAAAGGCTGGGGGCCGATGTGATGAATATGGGGATGCAGGCGTCATCCATCAAAAAGGGCGAAACCCTGATCGACACGGCGCTGACGCTGAACGCGATGCGCCCCGACCTGCTAGTCGTGCGGCATCCGCAATCGGGCGCGGTGGACCTTTTGGCGCAAAAGGTCAATTGCGCCGTGCTGAACGCAGGCGACGGGCGGCACGAACATCCGACCCAGGCGCTGCTTGACGCGCTGACGATCCGCCGCGCCAAGGGCCGGCTGCACCGCCTGAATATCGCGATCTGCGGCGACATCGCCCATAGTCGCGTGGCACGGTCCAATATCATGCTGCTGGGCAAGATGGAAAACCGCATCCGCCTGATCGGCCCGCCCACGCTGATGCCCGCAGGGATCGGTGATTTCGGGGTCGAGGTTTATGACGACATGGTCAAAGGCTTGCAGGGTGTCGACGTCGTCATGATGCTGCGGCTTCAGAAAGAGCGTATGGACGGCGGTTTCATCCCCTCCGAGCGGGAATATTTCCACCGCTACGGGCTGGATGCGGCCAAATTGTCCCATGCGAAGCCCGACGCCATCGTCATGCACCCCGGCCCGATGAACCGCGGGGTCGAGATCGACGGCAATATCGCCGATGACATCAACCGCTCGGTGATCCAGAAACAGGTGGAAATGGGCGTGGCCGTGCGGATGGCCGCGATGGACCTGCTGGCACGCAACCTGCGCGAGGCCCGCCGCGACCAAAGCGTGATGGTGTAG